In Gambusia affinis linkage group LG20, SWU_Gaff_1.0, whole genome shotgun sequence, the genomic window TCCCAAACTTGTCTAACTGAAGAGTCATTCCTGGTTCCCATGGAAACGACTGAACCACAGTCCAAATctctgcaggctgcagctgcttcctgcACGGTCCAACCTGAGGCTTTCACTGGTTTCCATGTTCCGAGCTTCACCTCCAGTGTTCCTTCACAGCGACTGGCTCCTCCCACCAACCTGACCGGTTCTGAACACAAATCAGAAATGATCATACAGTTTGATCAGAACAAGAATAACTCCGCCCCTTttctacctgaacaggtgagtccGACGGCTTTGTCAGGTGAGCAGGTGTTTCTAACAGAGCCTGATCTTCTACAGTCCAGGAGGGAAGATTCTGTTCCCCCACACTGGAACTCTGCTGTCCATGTCGGAGATTCCACTTCTCCATcgagcgccccctgcaggactGAAGGAGGTCCACAGCCAAGCTCCCTACAGACCACCTCTGCATCTTGCCGGTCAATGTCAGCTTCACATACTGTAGACCAGATCTGTTTGGACTGGGAGGTTttcacctccagtctgcctgaACACAGACTGGGACCATTCACCAACCTGACAGAGTCTGAACAGAGGAGAGATGGGAGAAGAGTGGAGAAATGAATCCTTAATATCAGTTCACTGCTCTATTATTCAACATCTTACAACGTGGGCAAATCCAGTTTTCTCTGGCAAGAGTTCTTCATGTCTTTCTGCTGCATTAAACTCTAAATGAAATTTAGGAGAGAAGTCTAAATCCACGTGGGACTGATCATATGACAACAATGAGATTTAGGCTCACAGATATCATTGGAGGGACTAAtactccttttttctttgtcacatttCCCATCCTTGCAGAAGACATTGCAGCAGAGTTGAGCAAAAACAAGTGAAACGGTAACGGCTTTTACCGCTTCTGGATCAGTAAGTACCTGTTAAAAACTCttagtttgatttaaaagttaCTCAGAGACTTACTTAAACAGGTAACATCCAGGATGGAGGAAGATGAATCTGCTGATGCGCATTCTGTCAGAGGATATCCAGGCCGAACACAGTCAGAACTGACCCACCACACAGATCTGACTGAGGAATTTGCACGTTTTtgaacagaaacagcagaaccacattTCATGTGACCACAGACGGCAGCTGCTTCCATCAAGAACCAGTCGGGACCTTTAACTGGTCTCCACTCAGCTCGTTTCAGCTCCAGTGTTCCTTCACAGCCACTGGCTCCTCCCACCAACCTGACCGGTTCTGAACACAAATCAGACAGTCATCAGTAAATGATGGTACAGTTTGATTAGAACAAGAATAACTCCGCCCCTTttctacctgaacaggtgagtccGACGGCTTTGTCAGGTGAGCAGGTGTTTCTAACAGAGCCTGATCTTCTACAGTCCAGGAGGGAGGATTCTGTTCCTCCACACTGGAACTCTGCTGTCCATGTTGGAGATTCCACTTCTCCatagagcgccccctgcagggcTGAAGGAGATCCACAGCCAAGCTCCCTGCAGACCACCTCTGCATCTTGCCGGTCAATGTCAGCTTCACATACTGTAGACCAGATCTGGTTGGACTGGGAGGTTttcacctccagtctgcctgaACACAGACTGGGACCATTCACCAACCTGACAGAGTctgaacacgcacacacacacacacacacacacgcacacacacacacacacacatgtttgcatGGCTATTTTTTTTGGGATccttccattgacttccattcatttctactgTCTAGAATCTGAAGGACACTGACCTTTTTGGACTGGAGTTTAAGACCAGTGCTTTAGAGAGTTAACAATCCCAAAATGAGTCAGAAGAATATCCACCTGTTGCTAATTGTATGCAGATGATACCTACCTGTGCTGGGAGCACTGTGACACAGGCTCTGGGTCAGGTTGTTTACAATCCTGTGGAGGGATCTAAAATCTGAAGCGGTGTGCATATATGTTCCATAATCTCCAGAAGCAATATCCCTCaattttgtcagaaaaacatcataagcacctaataaataatgataaaaaaataccaTTAGTGTACTGATACATTAAGAACAAAACAGCTTGATGGACAACAGGACTAAACTAAAACTTCTGTAGACAACTCTGGTTCTGATGTGTGTCTCTCAGACTAATAATCAGTCTGAAAACAAATAGCCACCCATCACATTGGACTCTATCTTAGCAACTTTACTCATCCAACTTATCCAAGCAACTTTTGATGTTGAAGTGTTGTACTCTGATTATTTCAATTGAATCAATCCAGGAAAAGCCAGTCACCAATAGCGTATATCTCTATCCCAGTGTCCTTCAGGTTATTGGCAGCGGACGTCACTTTATCCTGAGCATTTCCATCAGTGATGAGAATTGCCACTTTTTTAGAGTCAGCACGCATCCCCACTTTGGGTTTGAAGCTGCGATGCAGAATGTGTTCCAGAGCTTTTCCTGTAAgttgcaacaacaaaaagtattaaaagtcattttaaaggCTCAGAGCTACAGTCTCCTCAGATTCTTGTTTGCCTGTCTCCTGAAATAAGATGCTTCTGAGAGCACTACTCTCCACTCTGCTACCTAGAAAAGAATAGAAATCTCACTTTAGCAAACAGACAGAATTCTGTCATCGGATCACTGAACACCTTCTCCTTTCTCCTTGTAATCCATTATCTAGTGAAGTCTGAATTCTCATCAGAGGTTGTTTGTCTAATAGAAGGAAACTGTTAGATTTCATACAGTGGCTGAAATGccacagtttcacttttttttgtgtgaaatgttcTGGTTTGTGACAGAACAGAACCTGAAACTCCACAGCTCTTCATGCCGAGTATCTGCTTTATTAGTAATAATATGCTAACCTGTGTATGTGCCTCCACCAAGatattgaatattttcaatAGCATTCAGCAGGGACTCTTTGGTTCTGTATGTGTTCAAATTCCACTCAGTTGTTGCTACGTCACTGTACATAGTCAGACCTACAAAAAGCACACAGTTATTGgtaaaaccaaataattatgagttattgtttttatgaatgtaCTAGTGATGTCCTGgatgaatagaaataaaacattattacttgtggttttaaatgtttcaatacTTCTCTTCTTAAAACAGTGTCCCGACTTAAACAACTCTAGTGAATGATCATAAATTATTACCAATCTGGAAACTGATGGGCCCAATATGGAGATTTTGAACTAGTTCagatataaataatttcatatcTTGAAATCCGCCAGCGGTAAAACTTCCAGACCCGTCGACCAACATCACAATGTcagcttttgttgtttcacaTGAAGATCCTGAAAGATCAAGAAGAGAcgaataataatttttaaccACCATGTTTAACAacatgtttgtgcttttttccTCTAATGCTTCTTTATGTCGTCATAGTGAGAGGTATAATCAGATGAATTGTCCATGAACCTTGATCCACTAAGATAGAGCTGCAGAAAAACCTGGAAAGggtaagttttttgtttttttttccaattaaatgcACAACCCACATAATGAGGCATTAGCCTTAATGCATAAAAACTattacatgttttctgtctgtactttacattttcaatCTAAATCTCCTTACTTTAATTATtgtcttttattgtgaaatattacATTGCTCTTCAGAGTGTGAGCCATGCTCATGGAAAATGCTCCCCACTGAGAAAATACTATCAAGATTTTTCAAGGGAGATTGTAGTGCTATGGTAATGACACtgataaactaaaaaaaaatctctcttcCAATCCATTGTAGCCCTTGATAAGTTGATGTGTTATAAATCTTAATCCTGTGTTCCTTAAAacagttaatatttaataaattaatccaGGTCCATCTCTATGCATGTTGCTCTGTTATAAATGCTGTCACCTTGTATTTGGctgttctaataaaaaaatgtaccaCATTGCAAATTTCATTATTGTAAATCAGATTGCTGTTTGTTggatataaatgtgtttttttcaatACCTAAACATGTATCGATGTATTTTTGGTGCAATATGAACATTTATGTTGACTGAACGGGATCTGATTACCTGCTGggctgtggtttccttcagcCTGCTGCTCTATAGACATAAAtaggaacaaacaaacaaacaaacaaaaaaacctcatcaaaaatatacaacaTCTCcctttttctgagttttgttgATAAAACCTGAGATACggttttttaatcaaactgagcTGAATTAAATATAACTATTCAGTTCAAGCTTTAAGTCACACTAACTTCTTAATAATGTTGCCCAAATGAGTTTTAACTCATCAAACCTGAGACACTCAGTGCTTTGATGTCATCAagtaatttctgttttctaagaGCAAAAAATATCAAACGATCTTTTAGCAAAACAGCCCCAGTCAAGAAAGCAGAtgtacaatattttaaacaataataacaaaaaccgtgcaaaaaaagagaaacattttaaaccatttatttattggtttaaaaCTATTGtagaattatttaataattctACACAATTCaattgactgaaatgttttatttttgcattttgaccctaacattttttttgtcctaccTGACCCCCAGAGCGCTAGCAGGAGCAACATCAGCAGCCGTTGATCCATGTCCAGGTAAATGTCCGTCTCTgtctttttgctgtttgtgttgtcCTCTCTTATGAGGCCATTACGTTTTGagtttcttcttcctgttttctctctttttctctatTCTGATAAGTGAATTCTTGGAGGCATAGCTTACTAGTAAAACCACAGATATaacatagattaaaaaaaaaagatgttctaTCTTTGGCAAGTTTTGCAGCCTTAGTTTTTACACTGAACTGACACGGGGTTCCTCAGGGCTCTGTTCTGTCAACACATCTATTCTAGTTGTACTTATGGTAACTGTTGGAAAGCATTCTTAGTAACATTTCACACCACATTTATACAGATTATATTCAGTTGTAATGTCTCTTTATTGACTGACCCAGTAGGAAAGTGTTTGATGACTGTATTACATAAATACTGTTGAGAGTTTCCTGTCAGAGATGTTGGAGTGAACTCAATGATGAGGAGATACAGACGAAGACGAAGATCAGCATCTTATTAACTCAGGTTGCTCCTTATTTCTTTcttaaactttataaatagaCTTAGCTCTcttgtttgattaaaaatgctaaaagctCTGGAAGCTACCTGGCTGTTTTTGACAGAAACCACCATTAAAGACAGCAAGTTTTCTTCAGGtatcatttctgtttattgattCTGAAGACAGAATATTCACAGCATCTAGACGTTATTCTCCACCGACTAACAGTCTGACATAAACATAGTCTTCTGTTGCCATTTGAATTAGTTTGTTTCTAGATTTTATGTCGATTTCGCAACCTCCCCCAACCCAAACACTAAACTGCAGAAGAGCTCAACTGAAACAAAAGATAAGGCAATGATAATCTCTAAGCTTTTGGGGTTTAGATGCATATTTTGTGAACCGACATCGATTGCCATGGGAACaataaaagcagacagaaaaggttataaaaacaacagactgaCGGAGGAAACCAACAGCAGTTTCCACGTTTTCTTTATCCATCCTGAACCATCTTCATCCAAACGACCACATGAGGGCGCTGTCTTGCTGATGCTGAACCAATCCAAGAACCTGGTTTCTAGGAGGACCTTTTCAGCTGGGCACGTAACCAGTAGAGTTAAAGTCAGTTAGTACCTCCTGCGCTTGTTACCATGGGGTCAGCTGGTCATCCTGTCTGCAGAAGCCGCTAACGTCCCACGCTGATGTTGCAGACCTTGCAGCTGGGGTCTTTCTTGGCGTTGAGGGTAGACAGGCTCATCAGCTGGTGTCCGCTGATCTGTGACACCGTCCCCAGAGACACATCCACCGGCTCGGTGTAGATCACCTCCAGGATGACGTCCTGAGCGTGACGGAAGGACAGCGAGCCGTCCTCTTCCTCACTGCAGCTCAGGAAGCAGTTGTTTGACCTATCCAAGGCTGGCAGCTTACCTCTACAAAAAATGTCCCCTTTGGAGCCACTGGGGGCCAGGACCACAACGACATAGTGATACGAGGTGTACATGCAGTAAAAATCCCCAAAGTAGGCGTTGGTGTTCTGGTTGAACAGGAGGTCTGCTTGGATCTGGAAAACATAAATGGACGTATGTGATGGGTTGGGCTCAGGATGGCTGTGATGGAACTGAGATATCTCTGCATGATATGAATGCTATGAATCTTTACATGCTTTTATATCCATATTTTTCCAAAGGTTTCTGACACAACTTCATGGAGAGGAACAAAATCTATAGCAACAAGTACTACAACAACACCGCAGGTGCCAGGAAACCGACAGACCAACAGACCAACAGCTTTTAAGTTGTAGCACTTGACAGACGGATAGATTAAATGTGATTGTTGTGGTTATTGTTTTGATGTACCTGGAAGCGGTACGGCCCGTAGGGAGAATCCTGCGGAGGTCGTCCAGTGTTGAACTCTGTGTTGCAGCTGAAGAAGATTCCTTCCAGCTTACCGCTGATGGGTGACCCGTGGCTGCCGCTGTTGTCCTTTACCGACGGCAGCATGCGACAGCACTGAGCATCTCTGGAGCGGTAAAACTGGCTGTtcacaatacacacacacaaacacacgcacacacacacacacacacacaggcagagaGACAGACGCACAggtgaaaacacatttaacacGGCATGGAGCGCTGGTGAAGTTACACCTGCGGGTCACACCTGTTTGGTTGGAAGTACTCCCTCTGCTGGTTTCTGTAGAAGACGGTGAACGGTAACATCCTGCCGGCGATGGCCTCTGCTTTTAGCAGGAGCTGCTTCAGCTGGACGGTGGAGTAGTCTGCAAAATCAAACTTTGGGTTTCAGTTTAACTGCACAACTGCACATGAGGTTGGCCAGCTGAAAGTTTGGAATGTGGTTTGTTTATAGCTGTGTGAATGTCGGCCAGATAAACTGATCActtcaaaaatgactttttacaaaaaaataaagatatgtGAAATACGCATCCTGTTTTTGCAGTCTAACATAAGAATAggacattatatatatatatatatatatataaaggagGTTAACAAGATTTAATATTGTCGcctttctaaaataatgacctGTGTCATTTtggcaaaacataaataaataaataaataaataaataaataaataaataaataaataaataaataaatcactttttttttttgcaaaacataagaaaaaaacacaattcaggtaaaaaaaaaaatcacttttggcaaaaattgACTAAGGTCATTATATCTGAAAGCTGACAAAAATATTAGTGTGAAACCTGAACCCTTCTCTTTATTCTAAGAAACTCAAGTGAAGAACAGGTGGTCCAGTTTTTCCGTCTGACCCGCTGTGCAGAACTCGACGATCTCGCTCCAAGCAGAAACAGCATATTCTCCGTCAGGCTGCTTGGTGGCTGTCTGAACGGCCACGGTGTATTCCGTCCGAGGGCTCAGGAACCAGTGACCTCTGACCGTCATCGGCAGAGGAACCGCTTTGGCCACCAGCTTGGTCGGTACGTCCTGGAACAAAGAGTGAGATTCAATCAATGCGGCGGCCGCGTCGACGGAGATCTCTCAATCGTCACGGCTGAACGTCTCGCACCATGTGCTTGAACTTGTTGGAGCTCTTGTCTTCCTTCTTGTTCAAGTCAACAAAGTAATGCGTGATCCGATCCTGGCCTCTGCTCTCCATGTTCCAGCTGATCTTGAAGGAGTCGCATGTGACGTTGCTGATCAGGATCTGCTGAGGAACCGGCAGCTCGTCCCCGTCCCCGATGCCGCTGTCCGCAGACTCTGACTCTGGAAAAAcgaaaatgtagatttttgaGAGCAACTGTGACATACTTCTACAGAAACcgatataaaataaattttctaacAACAAACTCTATTTctactatttatttatgtattgtcAATAAGAGGAAGCCACGTTACAGCAAACATGAAGatttgtggaaaacccgatctCCTCAGCTCAAGTTTATGTCTCAACACTCATCCTTTGCTGCATGGGACTTTTAACAAATTCCAGAAAAGCTTTCCTCTGTGCAATGTTGCATTATTTCAGCCACACTGATATCGTGAATACCAATCCATGGAGACATTCAGTTGTTCTGTTGTCCCATTTTCCCCGGAAACGGCATCCAATATCACGCGTCACcttaatcatttcaaaaatatctcATACAGAAATCGATGAGAACTGGCAGGAAAAGTGGTCCAGTACTCAAACGTGAAAGAAGAGTAGCAGTTCGGTGCTCCCGTCCTTTTTGACGTTCAGGgcgttttttccttttttgttgttttttcatgatGCAAGAGGATTATTTCAGAGTCACAGCGAGGGATTAATCTATTAAAGTCGGATACTCTGACCCTGAGTCAGATTCCAGCTCAGAATCGTGTCAGCGGGAGCTAACAAAACAACATCCGACAACAGAACTACGTCATGGTCCTCATTGCGTCGTTCGGCCCTTTAAAACCAACAGAACGGAGAAAAGGAAATCCGTGTCGTCCTGCGAGGACCGCTGTGCTCTGTATTCGTTTGTCcctgttctcctcctcctcctcctctttctctcccaTCCCTTCTTTTCTGCCTATGTTTGAGGACAAAAAGGCTTCAGTCCACAAAGACACTGAGAGCTTGAAGGACGAACAAGGAGCCTGTTGAGGAGGTGAGGACAGCAGGAGGCTCCAAGCTTTTCAGGCCTGGGGGACCCGCATTCTGAGAGCTGACCGaggggaaaagtaaaaaaaataaaataataaaaatacaggtTGGAGAGGAGGTGAAAGTCAGTTCTGATCttatttgtttctcttctgaGGGGTGGCATTTGGAGAAatcaaaaaagaacattttaatttttagcagAGTAAATATCAGGTAATTTGAAACTTTGACTCATGATCAGATTTACAAACACCTTCAGGAGaaccacagttttttttttctttttctgtttatccTTCCATCCTTTATGTGAACGGAGGAAGTGATGTGTCCATTCATCCCCACTGGGAAGGTAATTATCCACAGGGATGGAAATCAGCCGGCTGAGCTGCCAAAATCCCCACcacaaagaaacagagagaCTGTGAgctgttttttcctcttaagGTCTCTGAGCCATTGCCACCTGCCCAAACtgatccatccaaccatcactGGGAGAGACGATCCTTGAAAGAGGTCACAACGTACGGCTGGTTTGGGATAATGTAACAATgctgtttttaatcacagtttCACCTTTTGATTTCCTAAAACGGCATGAATCAACTCAAAATTCCCAGTTatctcctttccttttctttaccTATTGTAACTTGTCCTTCATCTTTTACTGTAACTCCATGTTCTTATTATCTCCGGATGGTTCTCTCAAAGCTGTTATCTCTGACGTTTTTCGGCTGCAATTTGCATCCAGAATCCAAACTCGGAGCAGTCAGACCTTTATGTCCCACGGCTCCGTCTGGactgtttgcttttctgcttaaatttaaatttgtcgGCAGCGCCAGCGAAAACCAGCCGCCGCTGGTCTCGGTTTGAGAGGAGAGGACAGTGGCTCTCATTTATTCTTCCGGTCTGCAGGACAGCAGACGATAAGGATCCCAATCATTCAACGGACACTGAACCGCTTTCACCCTTTTCTAATGTGATTCTTCCTCCTTCTGGAGCGGCGACGGTCATCTGTTCTCCAAGAGAAACGTTCCGTTCGGATGGGAGCCGGATCCCCGAAAATGCACGACTCTCTTTTTGGTTCGCAGGGCAAAAACAGTCCTCTCTACCGTGAATTGAATTGACATTTTGATATATCAAACCTGGATTTGCCAGGTCcttttttgcacgtttttgaCCTGTTGTGTCCCGACGCTGGTTGCATTTGCATTGCACACAGTGCCACCTCCAGCTTTTGTCAACTTACTTTGCCACACAAGAGAAGGCAACACTGAGCTCCTGTTATTGTTCGTCATCATCATGCAACTTTGGAAGCAACTGGAAGGAAGAATGGCGACTTCCAGTACATACATGGTACAATGGTACATACAGGCCAAAGTGCTGAAGAAGTACCGAAGACCAGTGACCAGAAGGCACAATGACAAGACAACGTGGTAAGCTAATGTACCCTCCTGCAAAGCCAAAAAACCAATCAACGGCTGACTTTAAGTTTTTGCTGGCctgttttttcagaaatatgcCACTCTAGTCTTGTTGGAACAGGATATTGCTGGGATACGTGAAGCAACGAACATCCATCAAAGTAGCACCGCTCATCTTTCAGACTTAGCTCGGAGACGCTTCTCAAATCCTCgccacacaaacaaacatgctacGAGGACGTCCCAGGAGTAAACAAACCGTCCTCAAAGCAAATATTCAGCAGGAAGTGACAAAACGGTTGAGTTCATACAGAGCCACATCAGTAGGGAAAAAAAGCAGCGCTTTTAGTAGCACAAAATTAGCAGCTCTTGATATCCAGTCCATTGTTAGCCTGATTATTCAGCTAAAAAAGACAATAATCATCCTCAGCACATTCCTATCCGGTTAGAGCCTTCTGTAAACAACAACACTGCTCTGGGAGGCGCTACATTGCGTCTTTAAGTAAGTGTGTGTCAGTAAAAACATGATCAActgaatttatattaaattcCTGAGACATGGAGCcgccacattttttttgtttttttttctctctctaaaaGACCTTCAGAAAATTTGCAGCATTCTAAAGGCTTAAATGTAAGTCTGGCAGTAATAATGTTCAGTAGATTCCTCTTCTTCACATCGTGATGAAATAACATTCATTTCATCACAACAAAGGTTTAGAATTACCCAACATACCAGTCTGGTAAAACTCCCTCTCATCCCAGCTGCTCGGTCAGCTCATTGTCATGCACCTTCTCATTTGTCCTGACAACAGCATCAGTCTCTTCCCTCTCGACGACCTCGTAGGCCAGTGTTTTCTGACCTCTGtcgtgtattttttttttctcgtttaaaaaaaaaaaaaaaaaaaaggaacaaattgtTTACCAAGAGTAAAAATCTCCTTCTACGACATGAGGCCTTCAGACTTAAGTTTCTCAAAGCTGAACATGAAACCTAGACAGGACAGCTCTGTATCAAAGGATTCAGACCAAGTTGGTTTGTAATTTTAGTTTGGAATCGTCGCAGCAGAATCATTGGCGTGTCAGCCGCTGCTGGAGTCCAGATGTTTGAGCTGGAAGTGACTCTTCATCAGCGGGATCATAACAGAGACAGACGGCTCAGGTGGGTTTGCTTTACTCTGCTGCAGAGCGAATGGCGACAACAGAAATGGTTTTTGGCGGCTGAGATAGAACTAAAAGCAGACGTTAGAAACTGAAGGCATTTTGAAACAGTAACATTTTTAGTCTGTCTGACGGGGGACGACGAGCCGACGCACACTGACCTGGGCGCTCGTCCAGCTGCAGACTCTTCACCTCCACATCTGGACTGCTCAGGGCGCTCGGAGGCTCCGTCATGCTGCTGGTACTCGGAGAGATGACCGGAAAGCCTGAAGAGGAGAAACAGTTGACCACTCTGCCTGCAGCTCGCTCtatctctctctccttctctctctctctcttcctgtgCTTGATGACATCAGGGGATGAtgagcagagagggagggagagaaagtTGTTATCCCTCCACATCCActgaaacagcaacaacagcCTTTACTTTCATTCCTTTATCTTTCATGCATACACATTCCGCTGCCTGTATGTAAGCTGAAACTGAACGGAATAGCAGTCAAAGTCCAAAGAGAAACTCTAAAAGACCTTCAGGaaatttgcagcattttaaaggCTTAAATGTAAGTCTGGGAGTAATAATGGttcaattttcactttttggaACAGTAATAATCACCTGCTGTGTTTAGCTTGGCAATTGAATCCATCTGTTGTGTCTGGGAGAGTTGGAATGATTACTGTTTCTCAGAGGAGACAGGAAGACAACTGTAATAATGACTTTTTAAgcgtaaaaacataaaaatcaaaatcaaaaatcaacaCTATGCATCATTTCATATTTCCGTCCTGCTGAGAAACGTCCCGAACATCTGCAGATGTTCGACCGTTCGCTGCCTGAGAGTGACATCTTCTTCTGTGGATTAACACGCGGCTGATGGAGGATTAGAGGCCGCGctgaaaactgaattaaatgagCGCTTAC contains:
- the LOC122823463 gene encoding scavenger receptor cysteine-rich type 1 protein M130-like, which codes for MAHTLKSNPCKHVCVCVCACVCVCVCACSDSVRLVNGPSLCSGRLEVKTSQSNQIWSTVCEADIDRQDAEVVCRELGCGSPSALQGALYGEVESPTWTAEFQCGGTESSLLDCRRSGSVRNTCSPDKAVGLTCSEPVRLVGGASGCEGTLELKRAEWRPVKGPDWFLMEAAAVCGHMKCGSAVSVQKRANSSVRSVWWVSSDCVRPGYPLTECASADSSSSILDVTCLNSVRLVNGPSLCSGRLEVKTSQSKQIWSTVCEADIDRQDAEVVCRELGCGPPSVLQGALDGEVESPTWTAEFQCGGTESSLLDCRRSGSVRNTCSPDKAVGLTCSEPVRLVGGASRCEGTLEVKLGTWKPVKASGWTVQEAAAACRDLDCGSVVSMGTRNDSSVRQVWEIEIRCLKSGYPLRQCASPSLLSSQSGTILELVCTDLLVQPIISVSSRGGVRGALQRSSVGVFQGSSFTIGCSIQPQYPGGSFQLSFNSSNTTHSYAQPASNHSARFLFPAAEPAHRGSYRCVYNVHVFSHNFSSDSRVLTLTVSDPAVFIIRLVVLLFCLLIFISAIYCSHKVAKRPPEGSRLSHGRSWMLEETKREEVVEEQEEAAL
- the LOC122823349 gene encoding phytanoyl-CoA hydroxylase-interacting protein-like isoform X1, which produces MDSIAKLNTAGFPVISPSTSSMTEPPSALSSPDVEVKSLQLDERPESESADSGIGDGDELPVPQQILISNVTCDSFKISWNMESRGQDRITHYFVDLNKKEDKSSNKFKHMDVPTKLVAKAVPLPMTVRGHWFLSPRTEYTVAVQTATKQPDGEYAVSAWSEIVEFCTADYSTVQLKQLLLKAEAIAGRMLPFTVFYRNQQREYFQPNSQFYRSRDAQCCRMLPSVKDNSGSHGSPISGKLEGIFFSCNTEFNTGRPPQDSPYGPYRFQIQADLLFNQNTNAYFGDFYCMYTSYHYVVVVLAPSGSKGDIFCRGKLPALDRSNNCFLSCSEEEDGSLSFRHAQDVILEVIYTEPVDVSLGTVSQISGHQLMSLSTLNAKKDPSCKVCNISVGR
- the LOC122823349 gene encoding phytanoyl-CoA hydroxylase-interacting protein-like isoform X2; this encodes MSPWIESESADSGIGDGDELPVPQQILISNVTCDSFKISWNMESRGQDRITHYFVDLNKKEDKSSNKFKHMDVPTKLVAKAVPLPMTVRGHWFLSPRTEYTVAVQTATKQPDGEYAVSAWSEIVEFCTADYSTVQLKQLLLKAEAIAGRMLPFTVFYRNQQREYFQPNSQFYRSRDAQCCRMLPSVKDNSGSHGSPISGKLEGIFFSCNTEFNTGRPPQDSPYGPYRFQIQADLLFNQNTNAYFGDFYCMYTSYHYVVVVLAPSGSKGDIFCRGKLPALDRSNNCFLSCSEEEDGSLSFRHAQDVILEVIYTEPVDVSLGTVSQISGHQLMSLSTLNAKKDPSCKVCNISVGR